A single genomic interval of Littorina saxatilis isolate snail1 linkage group LG17, US_GU_Lsax_2.0, whole genome shotgun sequence harbors:
- the LOC138952098 gene encoding uncharacterized protein, producing the protein MAHRCIPHLAVLLSLLITGCKGQCNSSRPRHLYATYGPDAIYSPGYPRHNYPNNANCTWLIEAEPSLVIRVRVVWMEVEQHATCNYDRLSLYDGRSSYFPRLARLCSGHGEVYHSSGHRVFLAFRSDSSITSTGFELEFSAINHWQVPSTTPLTTTTAWWLTRRTSTTTASYQWAPHVNTAALIGGITGGLVFLLVCCILCRYYCTRHAYTSRQQSPPFYPPLGPSAPPPNATIYQNNNAVFMVSAPGQALQGPAPPYGGSTNYAFSPGGEAPPAYFAVHHAAGPMQHRVGGASVFGTGPQPPPPTYTEAMKLSHPPAVSMPGFSLPPFPPSVASSLPLQTPSGNAAGVHVLPSLPPPYPPPDPTSIPSAPCRPAPPPPPRRPTALTSDVVTPISGQAPPTTTVAPPITGQAPPTVDPATPISGQATPTATSVTSPLGPIPPLPGYTPPQ; encoded by the exons ATGGCGCACAGGTGTATTCCGCACCTGGCGGTCCTATTGTCCCTGCTAATAACAG GGTGCAAGGGACAGTGTAACAGCAGCAGACCACGGCATCTGTACGCCACCTACGGGCCAGACGCCATCTACTCGCCGGGCTACCCACGCCACAACTATCCCAA caaCGCGAACTGCACGTGGTTGATCGAGGCGGAGCCAAGCCTGGTGATCAGGGTGAGGGTGGTGTGGATGGAGGTGGAGCAACATGCCACGTGTAACTACGACAGGCTGTCGCTGTACGACGGAC ggtCCAGCTACTTCCCACGGCTAGCCAGGCTGTGTTCGGGTCACGGGGAGGTGTACCACAGCAGCGGTCACCGCGTGTTCCTAGCCTTCCGGTCAGACAGCAGCATCACAAGCACCGGCTTTGAGCTAGAGTTCTCCGCCATCAACCACTGGCAGGTCCCCAGCACCACCCCCCTCACCACCACCACAGCTTGGT GGCTGACGAGGCGCACGAGCACGACGACAGCCAGCTACCAGTGGGCCCCCCACGTCAACACGGCGGCGCTGATCGGGGGCATCACGGGGGGCCTGGTCTTCCTCTTGGTCTGCTGCATCCTGTGCCGCTACTACTGCACGCGTCACGCCTACACCTCCCGCCAGCAGTCCCCCCCCTTCTACCCCCCTCTTGGCCCCTCAGCCCCGCCCCCAAACGCCACCATCTACCAGAACAACAATGCGGTGTTCATGGTGTCGGCCCCTGGCCAGGCCCTGCAAGGCCCCGCCCCGCCCTATGGGGGCAGCACCAACTATGCCTTCAGCCCGGGCGGGGAGGCGCCGCCAGCCTACTTCGCCGTGCACCACGCTGCTGGTCCCATGCAGCATCGCGTGGGCGGAGCGTCTGTCTTTGGGACGGGGCCTCAGCCTCCACCTCCCACCTACACTGAAGCCATGAAGCTGTCCCACCCCCCGGCCGTGTCAATGCCTGGTTTCTCACTTCCGCCCTTTCCTCCCTCCGTagcctcctccctccccctccaaaCCCCATCAGGCAATGCGGCTGGCGTCCATGTTTTGCCTTCCCTACCTCCTCCCTATCCCCCTCCCGACCCTACAAGCATTCCTTCGGCTCCATGTCGACctgccccacccccacccccacgcaGACCAACCGCTTTGACATCTGACGTAGTTACGCCAATCAGCGGACAGGCACCGCCCACCACGACTGTCGCCCCGCCCATTACAGGTCAAGCACCGCCCACTGTGGATCCGGCCACGCCAATCAGTGGTCAGGCCACACCCACCGCGACCTCAGTCACTTCCCCACTGGGACCGATACCACCTCTGCCTGGTTATACACCGCCCCAGTAG